A genomic stretch from Schistosoma haematobium chromosome 2, whole genome shotgun sequence includes:
- a CDS encoding hypothetical protein (EggNog:ENOG410V5WE~COG:O), protein MHGRVKIIQTAEQERAKKLKKEQISKEFSEECEKLWLCREKDDFDEVHLEEIGSLIETSPDTATLWNYRREIIMHLIRNFSEDQEKASKLFESELNLTTRCLYSSPKSYTVWYHRSWVMNNHTSPNWESELKLCNQALTQDERNFHCWDYRRFVVSKGSISTELELEFTDSAIGKNMSNYSAWHYRGELLASASNASVSSSESLNPQTQLNKKQSQSRFDFSLPSGELDLVHNAIFTDPADQSPWFYYWWLLGRGERKVYLRELYISRKLGRFVLVFSSVKLMQTLKDLQVSIKVFPCDGTISNSITLTPELLGGWNSVLDGQLSAVWWLPLNQDLVSRYAPDNDRHLYQCQPWNVVAQVWIRKANGDGNQEICVNMPEGSANYLSLQCCMDSHQNESLTRVTLDPLRLLNPMILPSHDPKDLVGELNIVRDLLSFEPKNKWALLTLVSLLRFIRPHNFHEEVKEALNVLVSVDPQRSFYYEHLRSLYAALDVLAHAYEDQSREVVLHNLDMSCFRNLDWYALMTKIDFSNNSIVRIPDTFSYLISVLELNLDDNQLITLCGISRLPSLTNLSVQRNRLCTFESIEDLVYCPSLRVVYINGNEVIKLPQLSNLISKHPGFQRQGDSFSLVYDKTFHH, encoded by the coding sequence ATGCATGGGAGAGTTAAAATTATACAGACAGCTGAACAAGAACGAGCGAAAAAGCTAAAAAAGGAACAAATAAGTAAAGAATTTTCAGAAGAATGTGAGAAGCTCTGGTTGTGTCGTGAAAAAGATGACTTCGATGAAGTGCATTTGGAAGAAATTGGTTCCCTTATTGAGACATCTCCAGACACAGCAACCCTGTGGAATTATAGACGCGAAATAATAATGCATCTCATTCGGAATTTTTCTGAGGATCAAGAAAAGGCTTCAAAGTTATTTGAATCTGAATTGAACCTTACAACTCGCTGTTTATATAGCTCGCCGAAATCTTATACTGTTTGGTATCACCGATCTTGGGTTATGAACAATCACACTTCTCCGAATTGGGAATCTGAATTGAAGCTTTGTAACCAAGCCCTAACACAGGATGAAAGAAATTTCCACTGTTGGGATTACCGCCGCTTTGTCGTTTCCAAGGGTAGTATTTCAACGGAGTTAGAGCTGGAGTTTACAGACTCTGCCATAGGAAAAAATATGAGCAATTATTCAGCTTGGCACTATCGTGGTGAACTTTTAGCTTCTGCGTCTAACGCTTCTGTATCATCGTCCGAAAGTCTTAATCCTCAGACTCAGTTGAATAAAAAACAAAGCCAATCTCGGTTTGATTTTTCATTACCAAGTGGCGAACTGGATCTTGTTCACAATGCAATATTCACAGATCCCGCTGATCAGAGTCCTTGGTTCTATTATTGGTGGTTATTGGGTCGCGGAGAAAGAAAGGTTTATTTAAGGGAACTGTATATTTCACGGAAGCTGGGAAGATTTGTTCTTGTTTTCAGCTCTGTGAAATTGATGCAAACTTTAAAAGATTTGCAGGTTTCCATAAAAGTGTTTCCATGTGACGGTACAATTTCTAATTCTATAACTTTAACACCTGAGCTTCTTGGGGGATGGAACTCTGTCCTAGATGGGCAGTTATCAGCTGTTTGGTGGTTGCCGCTTAACCAAGATTTAGTATCTCGTTACGCTCCTGATAATGATAGGCACCTATATCAGTGTCAACCTTGGAATGTTGTAGCCCAAGTCTGGATTAGAAAAGCTAATGGCGATGGAAACCAGGAAATCTGTGTTAATATGCCTGAAGGTTCTGCAAACTACTTGTCCCTTCAGTGTTGTATGGATTCTCATCAAAATGAATCACTGACACGCGTCACTCTAGACCCTCTAAGATTGTTAAATCCTATGATTTTGCCCTCACATGATCCAAAAGATTTGGTTGGGGAACTGAATATTGTTCGTGACCTGCTGTCATTTGAACCGAAAAACAAATGGGCTTTGTTGACGCTTGTCAGCCTTCTTCGCTTTATTCGACCGCATAATTTTCATGAAGAGGTAAAAGAAGCGTTAAACGTGTTAGTGTCAGTTGATCCTCAGCGTTCTTTTTATTATGAGCACTTGCGATCTTTGTATGCAGCCCTAGATGTTCTGGCTCATGCATATGAAGACCAGTCCAGGGAAGTGGTGTTACATAATCTGGATATGAGTTGCTTTCGTAATCTTGATTGGTATGCGTTGATGACCAAAATCGATTTTTCTAATAACTCAATCGTACGAATCCCGGATACTTTCTCTTATTTAATCTCCGTTTTGGAACTGAATTTAGATGATAACCAGTTAATAACTCTTTGTGGGATTTCCCGTCTTCCGTCTCTAACCAACCTTTCTGTCCAACGCAATCGACTGTGTACTTTCGAATCGATTGAAGACCTAGTTTATTGCCCTAGTTTGCGCGTAGTGTATATAAATGGAAATGAAGTAATCAAGTTACCCCAGTTGAGTAATTTGATATCAAAACATCCAGGGTTTCAAAGACAGGGAGATTCATTTTCTTTGGTGTACGATAAAACATTTCACCATTAA